Proteins encoded in a region of the Zunongwangia endophytica genome:
- a CDS encoding SDR family oxidoreductase yields the protein MNESIKDKVVVVTGASSGIGKSIAIQLALKGAKVVLAARNEKKLIRIKQQILKENGVAAYVVTDVTKKQDLMELVDIAIKKYGQLDVMINNAGISQLSRLDELDVEGWEEMIATNLNGTLYGMAAAIPIFKGQDSGHIINIISTAGLKITPTMGVYSATKNAVRTLSETFRQESDGKIRITGISPGFVDTDFATNIKNEEMRTAILKSRDEIAIPPESIADSVIFAMEQPKEVEIGDIVIRPAVQN from the coding sequence ATGAATGAAAGTATAAAAGATAAAGTAGTCGTGGTTACCGGAGCCAGTAGTGGTATCGGAAAATCGATCGCCATTCAGTTGGCATTAAAAGGAGCAAAAGTTGTTTTGGCCGCCCGAAATGAGAAAAAATTAATACGCATTAAGCAACAGATTCTTAAAGAAAATGGAGTGGCCGCATATGTGGTTACCGACGTTACTAAAAAGCAAGATCTTATGGAATTGGTTGATATTGCCATCAAAAAATACGGTCAACTGGACGTAATGATTAATAATGCCGGGATAAGTCAATTGAGCCGATTGGACGAACTGGATGTTGAAGGATGGGAAGAAATGATAGCGACTAATTTAAACGGAACCTTATACGGAATGGCTGCCGCAATTCCCATTTTTAAAGGGCAGGATTCGGGGCATATTATTAATATTATTTCTACGGCAGGTCTCAAAATAACGCCGACAATGGGTGTCTATTCAGCAACAAAAAATGCGGTCAGGACTCTATCTGAAACGTTTAGACAAGAATCGGATGGAAAAATTCGTATTACCGGAATTTCCCCGGGATTTGTTGATACTGATTTTGCTACCAATATAAAGAATGAAGAAATGCGAACAGCTATTTTAAAAAGCAGGGACGAAATAGCGATTCCTCCTGAATCGATTGCCGATTCAGTTATTTTTGCTATGGAACAGCCTAAGGAAGTGGAGATTGGGGACATTGTTATTCGACCAGCTGTTCAGAATTAA
- a CDS encoding JAB domain-containing protein, which produces MKYKVNEIKISYREKVATLKSDPIKSSKHAAKLLYNNWDKGTIGLQESFKILLLNNSNKVKGVYPLSVGGITGTLVDIRILFAIVLKTLSVGILLAHNHPSYKLEPSEADKRLTRKIKEAAQLFDVKVLDHIIIVPNGDYYSFADNGLL; this is translated from the coding sequence ATGAAATACAAAGTTAATGAAATAAAGATCAGTTACCGGGAGAAAGTTGCAACACTAAAATCTGACCCGATTAAAAGTTCTAAGCACGCAGCGAAATTACTTTATAATAATTGGGATAAGGGAACTATAGGTTTACAGGAAAGCTTTAAAATCCTGTTATTGAATAATTCCAATAAAGTGAAAGGGGTTTACCCCTTATCCGTTGGAGGTATTACAGGTACTTTAGTTGATATTCGCATCCTTTTTGCGATTGTATTAAAAACCTTATCTGTGGGAATCCTGCTTGCCCATAACCATCCAAGCTATAAACTTGAACCCAGTGAAGCGGACAAACGATTGACCCGTAAAATTAAAGAGGCGGCACAGCTTTTTGATGTTAAAGTCTTGGATCATATCATTATCGTTCCTAATGGGGACTATTATAGTTTCGCCGATAATGGATTGTTATAA
- a CDS encoding TetR/AcrR family transcriptional regulator: MRPQKTLDKDVLVGLTEIFQSKGYEAASLQDLATATGLKKASLYHRFPGGKKQMAEAVLEHLAKWVGENVFQVLRNSEHSPEIRLKNAMVQIKVLYNDGKNTCIFRALSMETGINLFRLQIEKGMKEWLKAFETIGEELELDSKTAKSYAYQSMIDIQGSLILTTALNNPQIFDEALQRITSRYLR; encoded by the coding sequence ATGAGACCACAAAAAACACTGGACAAAGATGTACTTGTAGGATTAACCGAGATTTTTCAGTCCAAAGGATATGAAGCCGCAAGTTTACAAGATCTGGCCACTGCCACAGGTCTAAAAAAAGCCAGTTTGTATCATCGATTTCCGGGAGGAAAAAAACAAATGGCCGAAGCCGTTTTAGAGCATCTGGCCAAGTGGGTAGGGGAGAATGTATTTCAGGTACTTCGTAATAGCGAACATTCACCGGAAATCCGATTAAAAAATGCGATGGTTCAAATAAAGGTGTTATACAATGACGGAAAAAATACCTGTATCTTCCGTGCGCTTTCAATGGAAACCGGCATTAATTTATTTCGACTTCAGATAGAAAAAGGAATGAAGGAGTGGTTAAAGGCTTTTGAAACCATTGGAGAAGAACTAGAGCTGGATTCAAAAACCGCTAAATCATATGCTTATCAGTCGATGATCGATATCCAGGGTAGCCTCATATTGACGACAGCATTAAATAATCCTCAAATTTTTGATGAGGCATTACAACGAATTACAAGCAGATATCTGAGATAA
- a CDS encoding BfmA/BtgA family mobilization protein translates to MKKFSTYGFSGINIKKDIAERFRAFSKEISKSHSETLEAMLNFFKWNNLDPNDNLGVKTDATKKRINALIAIVRNIEKQQTLPTKAMLDTLFQEINKVDEEEKEVEQFDFGTPETLSRDTELEHYKKRYDQMLQELSTYRNNTKNLLKHLTYVKGTFGKGYYKLNMNTEELEELQKELDNVHHHHRSESAG, encoded by the coding sequence ATGAAGAAATTTTCAACATACGGGTTTTCAGGGATCAATATCAAAAAAGATATTGCCGAGCGATTTCGGGCATTTTCCAAAGAAATTTCCAAATCACATTCGGAAACCCTAGAGGCGATGTTGAACTTCTTTAAATGGAACAATCTTGACCCTAATGATAATCTTGGCGTAAAAACGGATGCGACCAAAAAAAGGATTAATGCCCTGATTGCTATTGTACGGAATATTGAAAAGCAACAGACCCTGCCAACCAAGGCGATGCTGGACACGCTATTTCAAGAAATAAACAAGGTAGACGAGGAAGAAAAAGAAGTGGAACAGTTTGATTTTGGAACGCCGGAAACCCTTTCAAGAGATACCGAACTAGAGCATTACAAAAAACGCTATGACCAGATGCTGCAAGAACTGAGCACCTACCGAAATAACACGAAAAACCTACTGAAACATTTAACCTATGTGAAAGGAACTTTTGGGAAGGGATATTACAAGCTGAATATGAATACAGAAGAATTAGAAGAACTTCAAAAAGAACTCGACAATGTACATCACCATCACCGCTCAGAAAGTGCAGGGTAA
- a CDS encoding alpha/beta fold hydrolase — MEKTKFKTTLVDGIKIAYREAGDPHKPTLLLLHGYPSSAHQYRKVFNRLADTYHVIAPDYPGFGLSDFPAPDQYEYTFDTIAETINRFLAQLEINSYAMVMQDYGAPVGFRIAIAHPERVTAIITQNGNAYEEGIGEAWKPIKELWANRTQENEEALLDAFSLEGLKWNYTHGTQNAELINPDCWHLDYLRMQRPHAKKVNIDLWFDYQNNLKKYPEWQAYLREHQPPVLVVWGKNDEYFPESGAEGFKKDVKNLEYHIYDTGHFAMEECGDEIIDEIEKFMRKVV, encoded by the coding sequence ATGGAAAAGACAAAATTTAAGACAACACTTGTAGACGGAATCAAGATAGCCTATCGTGAAGCAGGAGATCCTCATAAACCAACGCTACTATTATTACACGGTTATCCTTCCTCTGCCCATCAGTATAGAAAAGTTTTTAATCGACTGGCCGATACCTATCACGTGATAGCGCCAGATTATCCGGGTTTTGGGCTGAGTGATTTTCCTGCCCCTGATCAATATGAATACACTTTTGATACTATTGCAGAAACGATCAATCGCTTTTTAGCACAACTGGAAATTAACAGCTACGCTATGGTGATGCAAGATTATGGAGCCCCTGTAGGATTTAGGATTGCGATTGCTCATCCAGAAAGGGTTACAGCTATTATCACTCAAAATGGAAACGCTTACGAAGAAGGTATTGGAGAAGCCTGGAAACCGATTAAAGAGCTGTGGGCTAACCGCACTCAGGAAAATGAAGAAGCCTTATTGGACGCTTTCAGCCTAGAAGGCTTAAAATGGAACTATACGCACGGTACGCAAAATGCCGAATTAATCAATCCTGACTGCTGGCATCTCGATTATCTGAGAATGCAACGTCCTCACGCCAAAAAAGTGAATATCGATTTATGGTTTGACTATCAGAACAACTTAAAAAAATATCCTGAGTGGCAGGCTTATCTAAGAGAACACCAACCACCGGTACTGGTGGTATGGGGTAAAAATGACGAGTATTTCCCTGAAAGCGGTGCCGAAGGTTTTAAAAAGGATGTCAAAAATCTCGAATATCATATTTATGATACCGGACATTTTGCAATGGAAGAATGTGGTGATGAAATCATCGATGAAATTGAAAAATTTATGCGAAAGGTTGTTTAA
- a CDS encoding type IV secretory system conjugative DNA transfer family protein: MNWQWEHITLYIIVPALFVGAVVYGLFFAERKVPKNKKYQVRFQLSNGHFKADNIRRGASIIGSAGSGKTESVIYNFLQHFSHYGFCGVIHDYKDFELTEMAYPLFKNKNLSFYTIAFDKIHYRVNPIAPKYLPNEESVNEVSRVLMENLLEQNLSANTGSNKFFSDAVEGLLSGMIWKMKTAYPDCCTLPHIIALFQVVSTKKLVAFLKSDLTSLGMASAFINGIESEKQTAGVKSTLANAFKKISSQKLFYVLSKDEVPLDINHPEHPAVVSLVNHPKYDGAYSPVIAMIIHTMIKQMSIRGREASFLLLEEASTLKLPNMHRIPATLRSYDISTVYVMQDKVQNDLLYGDKASKAILSNLSYQFFGKVNDPDTAKYYERFFEIIKTPTKSVSKSSGLSYESRITKGEKEVSKRRADAFFRLKQGEFVAFADGKDKKVRFTLQDMQREIPIAKANITPEDLLFHQQQIYNDIRRIL; this comes from the coding sequence ATGAACTGGCAATGGGAACATATTACCCTTTATATCATCGTCCCAGCTTTGTTCGTGGGTGCGGTGGTATACGGACTGTTTTTCGCGGAACGCAAAGTACCAAAGAATAAAAAATACCAGGTGCGTTTTCAGTTGAGTAACGGACATTTTAAAGCGGATAATATCCGTCGGGGTGCCTCCATCATTGGATCGGCAGGAAGTGGAAAAACCGAAAGTGTGATCTATAACTTCTTGCAGCATTTTAGTCACTATGGTTTTTGTGGGGTGATCCACGATTATAAAGATTTTGAACTCACAGAAATGGCCTATCCCCTATTCAAAAATAAAAACTTGAGCTTCTATACCATCGCTTTTGATAAAATCCATTACCGGGTCAATCCTATTGCCCCAAAATACTTGCCTAATGAGGAAAGTGTGAATGAGGTCTCCCGGGTGCTGATGGAAAACCTGTTGGAACAGAACCTCTCGGCAAACACCGGTAGTAATAAGTTTTTCTCGGATGCCGTGGAAGGCTTACTAAGCGGGATGATCTGGAAGATGAAAACCGCTTATCCTGATTGCTGCACCTTGCCCCACATTATTGCCCTGTTTCAAGTGGTCAGTACTAAAAAACTGGTGGCATTTTTAAAATCAGATTTAACCTCGCTCGGTATGGCCAGTGCCTTTATCAATGGAATAGAATCAGAAAAACAGACTGCCGGGGTAAAAAGTACCCTGGCCAATGCCTTTAAAAAGATCAGCTCCCAAAAGCTGTTCTATGTGCTCTCCAAAGATGAAGTGCCTTTGGATATCAACCACCCGGAACATCCGGCAGTGGTATCACTGGTGAACCATCCAAAATATGATGGGGCTTATTCTCCCGTTATTGCAATGATCATACATACGATGATCAAACAGATGAGCATACGGGGACGCGAAGCTTCTTTTTTACTCCTGGAAGAAGCGTCGACCCTCAAACTGCCCAATATGCATCGCATTCCGGCCACGCTGCGCAGTTATGATATTTCTACGGTTTATGTGATGCAGGACAAGGTGCAGAACGATCTGTTGTATGGCGATAAAGCGAGCAAGGCGATCCTAAGCAACCTGTCCTACCAGTTTTTTGGGAAAGTGAATGACCCCGATACGGCTAAATATTATGAACGCTTTTTTGAGATCATCAAAACCCCGACCAAAAGTGTTAGTAAAAGCAGTGGACTTAGTTACGAAAGCCGGATTACCAAAGGGGAAAAAGAAGTCTCCAAACGAAGGGCTGATGCTTTTTTTCGATTGAAACAAGGGGAATTTGTGGCCTTTGCCGATGGGAAGGATAAAAAGGTACGGTTTACACTTCAAGATATGCAAAGGGAAATTCCTATTGCTAAGGCGAACATCACCCCAGAAGATTTACTGTTCCATCAGCAACAGATTTATAATGATATTAGAAGAATTTTGTAA
- a CDS encoding bifunctional helix-turn-helix transcriptional regulator/GNAT family N-acetyltransferase, translated as MNFDKIGPIALGSRLRALSNTVTEDAQQIYHLYDVELKPKWFPIFYFLSTQKTGESITSIANEIGQSHPSVIKIVREMSKAGLVAEKKDKTDGRKNNILLTKKGMDITSKIQTQYTDVESALNDILAQTKHNIWLALQEFEYLLSEKSLFTRVAEQRKIRESSQIEIVDYLPEHHSAFKQLNEDWITNYFKIEEADRKALDNPQEYILEKGGKILVALQNDTILGVCALLKMQDEKYDYELAKMAVSPKARGKGIGLLLGNSIIEKAKSLGASKLYLESNTILKPAISLYGKLGFKKVVGHSTPYERCNIQMELHLK; from the coding sequence ATGAATTTTGATAAAATTGGACCAATAGCCCTAGGGAGCAGATTAAGAGCCTTAAGCAATACCGTAACCGAAGATGCCCAACAAATCTATCATCTTTATGATGTTGAACTGAAACCAAAATGGTTCCCCATTTTTTATTTCCTCTCTACTCAAAAGACTGGAGAATCCATTACATCCATTGCCAACGAAATAGGGCAATCTCATCCATCTGTTATCAAAATTGTTCGGGAAATGTCTAAAGCTGGATTAGTAGCCGAAAAAAAAGACAAAACAGATGGACGGAAAAACAATATTCTATTAACTAAAAAAGGAATGGATATCACCTCTAAAATTCAAACTCAATATACTGATGTGGAAAGTGCTTTGAACGATATTTTAGCACAGACAAAGCATAATATCTGGCTGGCTCTGCAAGAGTTTGAGTATTTATTGAGTGAAAAATCGCTTTTTACACGAGTTGCAGAGCAAAGGAAGATTCGAGAATCCTCGCAAATAGAAATCGTTGATTATTTACCGGAGCATCACTCCGCATTCAAACAATTAAATGAAGATTGGATTACCAACTATTTCAAAATTGAAGAAGCCGACAGAAAAGCTTTGGATAACCCACAAGAATACATACTGGAAAAAGGTGGGAAAATTTTGGTCGCCCTTCAGAATGATACCATTTTAGGCGTTTGTGCCCTTTTAAAAATGCAAGACGAAAAATACGATTACGAATTAGCTAAAATGGCAGTTTCTCCCAAAGCAAGGGGAAAAGGTATTGGACTCCTTTTGGGTAATTCTATTATCGAAAAAGCCAAATCACTAGGTGCATCAAAATTATACCTTGAAAGCAACACCATATTAAAGCCTGCTATATCGCTCTATGGAAAACTCGGATTTAAAAAAGTTGTAGGACATTCCACGCCTTACGAGCGGTGTAATATTCAAATGGAACTTCACTTAAAATAA
- a CDS encoding TetR/AcrR family transcriptional regulator: MKGRPHIYKNQELILKAQEVFWEKGYSATSLSDLSKATGAGAGSLYNSFKGGKKELFKKALAQRREDFKTFKIKLESSEAPVQLIKDFFLSLASEPQKSHAKGCIIANTLVEMSFVDEELEKEAINILKQTENLYKTTILKAQKNGSLQSKIPADVLAKHLISLWCGINSLRRMYPDKKILQQQIELQLQIID; encoded by the coding sequence ATGAAAGGACGTCCTCATATCTATAAAAATCAGGAATTGATCTTAAAAGCTCAGGAAGTATTTTGGGAAAAAGGCTATAGTGCTACCTCTTTATCAGATTTGAGCAAAGCAACGGGAGCCGGCGCCGGAAGTTTGTACAACAGCTTTAAGGGTGGAAAAAAGGAACTCTTTAAAAAAGCACTGGCGCAACGAAGAGAAGACTTTAAGACATTTAAAATAAAACTGGAAAGTAGCGAGGCCCCTGTTCAACTCATCAAAGATTTTTTCTTAAGTCTAGCTTCAGAACCTCAAAAATCACACGCTAAAGGATGCATTATTGCTAATACCTTAGTCGAAATGTCATTTGTAGATGAAGAACTGGAAAAAGAAGCAATCAACATATTGAAGCAAACGGAAAACCTTTATAAAACAACGATTCTTAAAGCCCAGAAAAACGGGAGCTTACAATCCAAAATACCCGCAGATGTGTTGGCAAAGCATTTAATTAGCTTATGGTGTGGCATTAATTCACTGCGTAGGATGTATCCTGATAAAAAGATTCTCCAGCAGCAGATCGAATTACAACTACAGATCATCGATTAA
- a CDS encoding YegP family protein yields the protein MTNPKFQMYKSGSEFRYRLRARNGEIILQGEGYTSKQGCQNGIASVKANAPYDSRYERKLATNNQYYFVLKATNGEIIGVSETYTTAAARDNGIEAVKRDAPDAPTEDLT from the coding sequence ATGACAAATCCAAAATTCCAAATGTATAAATCTGGTAGCGAATTTCGCTATCGTTTACGTGCCAGAAATGGTGAAATTATCCTTCAAGGTGAAGGCTACACAAGTAAACAAGGGTGTCAAAATGGTATAGCTTCCGTTAAAGCTAATGCACCTTATGATTCCCGTTATGAGCGAAAGCTGGCTACTAATAATCAATACTATTTTGTACTGAAGGCTACCAATGGGGAAATCATCGGTGTAAGTGAAACCTATACCACAGCAGCGGCACGTGATAATGGTATTGAAGCAGTTAAACGTGACGCTCCAGATGCGCCTACAGAGGATTTAACTTAG
- a CDS encoding SDR family NAD(P)-dependent oxidoreductase, which yields MDLQLKGKKAFISGSTQGIGFAIAQQLLREGASVIINGRNKEKTEKAKKQLEKQFSEAEISDIATDFQNKDEVSRLLEKLPEIDILVNNLGIFDIAEFEKIPDAEWYRYFEINVMSAVRLSRKLLPQMQQKNWGRIIFISSESGVNVPENMIHYGMTKAALSAVANGLSKLTQGTEITVNTILGGPTYSDGVSKAVEQIASNQNIEVEEMKKAIIQQSNPHILLQRFIQPEEIANLVTYLASPLSIATNGASVRADSGVLKTV from the coding sequence ATGGATTTACAACTTAAAGGAAAAAAAGCATTTATTAGCGGTTCAACGCAGGGCATTGGATTTGCCATCGCACAGCAACTTTTGAGAGAAGGCGCTTCGGTCATTATCAATGGACGAAATAAGGAGAAAACTGAAAAGGCCAAAAAACAGCTTGAGAAACAATTTTCAGAAGCTGAAATTTCAGACATAGCCACAGATTTTCAAAACAAAGATGAAGTTTCCCGATTACTTGAGAAGCTACCCGAAATTGATATTCTGGTAAATAATTTGGGTATTTTTGATATCGCCGAATTTGAAAAAATCCCTGATGCCGAATGGTACCGCTATTTCGAGATTAATGTGATGAGTGCCGTTCGGCTATCCAGAAAACTGCTACCACAGATGCAACAAAAAAACTGGGGACGAATCATTTTTATTAGTAGTGAATCTGGCGTTAATGTCCCTGAAAATATGATTCATTATGGGATGACTAAAGCAGCTCTTTCAGCGGTGGCCAACGGACTGTCCAAACTCACCCAAGGAACAGAAATTACCGTGAATACCATCTTGGGCGGGCCAACCTATTCTGATGGCGTTTCCAAAGCAGTTGAGCAAATAGCTTCTAATCAAAATATAGAGGTTGAAGAAATGAAAAAAGCCATTATTCAACAATCTAATCCGCATATTCTATTGCAGCGCTTTATCCAGCCTGAAGAAATTGCTAACCTAGTAACTTACTTGGCAAGTCCGTTATCTATTGCTACCAATGGAGCTTCGGTAAGAGCAGATTCTGGAGTATTAAAGACAGTTTAA
- a CDS encoding DUF2000 domain-containing protein translates to MQFENKIAIVIKDDLLDWQKLNVASFLASSVAIQFPETHGRPFVNASASEYLPFIKQPILIYKADDQAQIDRTFSRAKQRELKIGIYTEPLFATKNEDENHIEISKFTDDNQTLVGIIVYGKKRKVDKALNGMKFHK, encoded by the coding sequence ATGCAATTTGAAAATAAAATAGCAATCGTAATAAAAGATGACTTATTGGACTGGCAGAAATTAAATGTAGCATCTTTTTTGGCAAGTTCGGTAGCCATTCAATTTCCTGAAACCCACGGAAGGCCTTTTGTAAATGCTTCGGCATCTGAATATCTACCTTTTATCAAACAGCCTATTCTTATTTACAAGGCTGATGACCAAGCTCAAATTGATAGAACCTTTTCAAGGGCCAAACAAAGGGAGTTAAAAATTGGAATATATACAGAGCCACTTTTCGCAACCAAAAACGAAGATGAAAACCATATCGAAATCAGTAAGTTCACGGACGATAACCAAACTCTTGTAGGAATCATAGTATATGGTAAAAAAAGAAAAGTGGACAAAGCGCTAAACGGAATGAAATTTCACAAATAA
- a CDS encoding helix-turn-helix domain-containing protein → MGEHHSEIKQFKSIQALMDYLKLPAPKHPLFTLVDYRKSPLLSVESQQKLVLDFYKISFKSEFSGKIKYGQDFYDFAEGGLAFLKPGQIVSPNSDLKSYEGYALYFHPDFIRKSPLGNAMREYGFFSYEVTEALYLSAKEKSIIQQLFETIQAELHENIDQFSQDVLVSQLILLLNYSKRFYNRQFITRATSNHQLIQALDEYLEDHFQNKNAFAKGFPSVHFISNHLGVSQRYLSDLLRVLTGKTTQQYIQYHIIEKAKSLLGTSSLSISEIAYILGFEHPQSFTKLFKSKTKMTPSEYKSSV, encoded by the coding sequence ATGGGCGAGCATCATTCAGAAATAAAACAGTTTAAAAGTATCCAGGCGTTGATGGACTACTTAAAACTGCCTGCACCCAAACATCCGTTGTTTACACTAGTTGATTATCGTAAAAGTCCGTTACTTTCTGTGGAAAGTCAACAAAAATTAGTGCTGGATTTTTATAAAATCTCTTTTAAAAGCGAATTTAGCGGAAAAATAAAATATGGGCAGGACTTTTATGATTTTGCTGAAGGAGGGCTGGCTTTTTTAAAACCTGGTCAAATCGTAAGCCCTAATAGTGATTTGAAAAGTTATGAAGGTTATGCGCTATATTTTCATCCTGATTTTATTCGGAAATCCCCTTTGGGCAATGCAATGAGAGAGTATGGTTTTTTCTCCTATGAGGTAACAGAAGCCCTTTATTTGTCAGCCAAAGAGAAGTCCATTATTCAACAATTATTTGAAACGATACAAGCAGAGTTACACGAAAACATTGATCAATTTAGTCAGGACGTTTTGGTGTCGCAACTCATCTTATTACTGAATTACAGCAAACGTTTTTACAATAGGCAATTCATAACCCGGGCAACTTCCAATCATCAACTCATTCAAGCATTGGATGAGTACCTGGAAGATCATTTTCAAAATAAAAATGCATTTGCTAAGGGCTTTCCTTCCGTACACTTTATCAGTAATCATCTTGGCGTGTCACAGCGCTATTTAAGTGATTTGCTACGCGTACTTACCGGTAAGACGACGCAACAATATATTCAATATCATATCATTGAAAAAGCAAAAAGTTTGTTAGGGACTTCAAGTCTTTCGATTTCAGAAATAGCCTATATACTGGGCTTTGAACATCCACAATCCTTTACCAAATTATTCAAATCTAAAACGAAAATGACCCCTTCAGAATATAAAAGCAGTGTTTGA
- a CDS encoding single-stranded DNA-binding protein — protein MSNLRNKVQLIGNVGQEPSTTNLDNGKKVARLSLATNENYKNNKGEKVQATSWHTVVAWGKTAEIIENYVSKGKEIAVEGKLTSRSYEDKEGVKRYVTEVLASEILLLGGNA, from the coding sequence ATGAGTAATCTAAGAAACAAAGTACAGTTAATCGGAAACGTAGGTCAAGAACCTAGCACCACCAATCTTGACAATGGCAAAAAAGTAGCCCGCTTATCATTGGCGACCAATGAGAACTACAAAAACAATAAAGGTGAAAAGGTACAGGCGACTTCCTGGCATACCGTGGTAGCCTGGGGAAAGACTGCTGAAATCATTGAAAATTATGTTAGCAAAGGCAAAGAAATTGCCGTAGAGGGAAAATTAACTTCCCGTTCCTATGAGGATAAGGAAGGAGTGAAACGATATGTTACCGAAGTTTTAGCTTCTGAAATCCTATTATTAGGTGGTAACGCTTAA
- a CDS encoding helix-turn-helix domain-containing protein, with product MNPFILALIARNLTVEIHHHSAYQIVMSNDTPFNSTFDGNLKERIHGFLIKPHVSHFCIAENGTINVLNIEPYSTIGLELARRFKENEDYIVFNSPSETNTFFGTERESLDLKKIIDTLIAKLPSTDYDERVTKIVDYIKANYFQSDITPQTFAEIVFLSPSRLASLFKQQTGSSLSKYLLWTRLRQAIYLTLSDKERSLTDIAYDTGFYDLPQLNKYMYEMFGMPPKALKQNSDLIQIYY from the coding sequence ATGAATCCTTTCATCCTTGCCTTAATAGCCCGTAACCTAACCGTTGAAATTCATCATCATTCAGCATATCAAATTGTAATGTCCAACGATACTCCTTTTAATTCTACTTTTGATGGGAATTTAAAAGAACGTATTCACGGTTTTTTGATAAAACCACACGTAAGTCATTTTTGTATTGCCGAAAATGGAACTATTAATGTTTTAAACATTGAGCCTTATTCAACTATAGGTTTGGAATTGGCAAGGAGGTTTAAAGAAAACGAAGATTATATAGTTTTCAATTCACCATCAGAAACCAATACTTTTTTCGGAACTGAAAGAGAAAGTTTAGACCTTAAAAAGATTATTGATACCTTGATTGCAAAATTACCCTCAACAGATTATGATGAAAGGGTGACAAAAATAGTAGATTACATCAAGGCAAATTACTTTCAATCTGATATTACACCCCAAACCTTTGCCGAAATTGTTTTTCTCTCTCCTTCCCGTTTAGCATCGCTCTTTAAGCAACAAACCGGTAGTAGCCTGTCTAAATATTTATTATGGACCAGATTACGACAGGCCATCTATCTTACGCTTTCCGATAAAGAGAGAAGCCTTACGGATATTGCTTACGATACCGGCTTTTACGATCTTCCGCAATTGAATAAATATATGTACGAAATGTTTGGGATGCCTCCCAAAGCCTTAAAACAAAATAGTGATTTAATTCAGATCTATTATTAA